The genomic region gagaaaaagagagaaatctcTTTGAAATTGCTCGTAGTAAGCTCTCGCAACATTTGTCGGGCTTGTACTGCCAATGTAAACATTGCCCCTGTTGTTGTCTACACCCTCAGGAACCTAATGAAATCACCAACAAGCAGTTAGCTATTTTGCATAATTCTTAAGGCCATAAATGCTAGTGACACTTTCTCTGACACTCCCTAAATCACTAATTTTGATGAGTTTCACTTCTAATACTAATAgaagtaagcaatatatatatatatatgtgtaccTTAGATAGCCATTGAAGGCTATAAGAGGAATGGACAAAATGAAGACTTTGATTTGGGAAAACCCTGCCATAGAAAGAACCAGGAACCCCATAGAAGTAGCATGGACCAATCCTACTTTCCATTTCATCACGCAACTTCTCTTTGAAGCTATCAAGGGACTtgaagatgttgttgaagtcaTTCCCAGGAAGATCATTCAGAAAGACCTTGTATTCTGGAGATTTATGGTTTAGCTCCCGGCAAAGCTTCTCCACAATTTTGATGAATTCAGACACAACAAGCAAAGTGTTTGGTCCAGAAGAGCAACCCAAATCTGCAACCGCCAAGCTTCTGGGGACGGTGTTGCAATAGAGGCTTGTTATGGCTTCCTCTCTTATGGGCTTTGTCAAACAAATCACCTTTTCCTGTATAAGTTATAATCAATGACACTGAATAATTAGTAATAAGCATATATTGTACTACATTCATGTGTTACtgtcttttatcttttacacatgtttgaaattgattttaggTAATAACCAAAGCCGTTTTGGTTGAGGGGAAGgagagaaaaatagagaaaataaattgtgtgtATTCCTGGTTAATCTCATACCTTCAAAaatttctcttatatttttattctctttattttcatcatctAAACTAAACACAACATTCGTGTTACCCAGATCAAACTTAACTAACATACAATATTGTGGatattattagcattgctattcaatcaaatttatgtttattacttttttattggGTAAATTTACACAGGAAGCATGATTTTAAGTTGCATGTATAAGTATACCTGAACAAGGGAGTTGTTTGCATAGCTTGCGTGTCCAACGCCACCGTTCATGTGTAGCACATGTGCTACCTTCATTCTTGTTTCTATAATTTTATCTCTACGTACTTACTCGTTCTATGTTCTTTTACTTTTGTGCTTCTATTCCTTTGATCGAACCTCATACAACACCTATATATATAGACGTGAAAACTGTTTCCTAACAAGAAAAAGTTTGTTTTCTtcccatatataatttttttacaaagagaaaTGACGTTTTTCTCGTGGCTATATCCAATTTGCATAAATTATCTCGTACGAAGTGATTGATATTTGATCCCAAAGTGGTCCTTTACAAAGTAGTTCTCTGTTCCCATTGTCAACTGTTGACACCGTCTGAGAGTGCATAAATGATaaggaaaaaattaatagaCACCCAAATACTATTACACCATATAAAGAGATAAAAGATAGATAAATATAAGTATTATAAtatgaaaggaagaaaaagataaagacaaaaataagtatttattcgatgtttaaattttaaggaTTTCTAAATATTGAGATTCAAATAATTAAGGTATCAAACTTACGATAGCTAATTGAACCATATACAACATGAATGTGAGGACTAAATACTAATTAAGTTTGGATgtgtttatttaatatataattgtgttgaaacaatatttaaagaaaatatggaaaatttaaaaataaaattatatatgtttaaagtgatttgtttatatatttgaggcctaaatttaacttttatattggttttatattttttttcatatagaaAAATTGGTTTCTGTAGCTTTTATTTAAGCACTGAAACTATAAGAACCAAGAGTGAAAACATAtgcaataacaaaaatattccaatagattaaaattataagagttaaaatcatttaagtaaaaatggaaaagacactaaaaaattagtatcgaaataagaaatatttaaatatacttGGAATCatcaaaaaaactaatttatgatttttatttgaatatgttCTCATGTTGCTCCTTCattttagatattaattagGATTGATCAACAAGTCATGGTTTGAGTGGTACTAGATTAATCTTTTTAAACAAGATTTTCATTTTgagttttgtaaataaaaaaatatgattaagagAAAAGATGTCATTAAAGATGAAAAGTTAGATTTTTCAATagagattaattattaataaattaaattgatagATATTTTAAACCAATGCCAAAGTAAAAAATTGGAGTTATTTTTTGACTAGCTACC from Glycine soja cultivar W05 chromosome 16, ASM419377v2, whole genome shotgun sequence harbors:
- the LOC114390386 gene encoding salicylate carboxymethyltransferase-like — translated: MKVAHVLHMNGGVGHASYANNSLVQEKVICLTKPIREEAITSLYCNTVPRSLAVADLGCSSGPNTLLVVSEFIKIVEKLCRELNHKSPEYKVFLNDLPGNDFNNIFKSLDSFKEKLRDEMESRIGPCYFYGVPGSFYGRVFPNQSLHFVHSSYSLQWLSKVPEGVDNNRGNVYIGSTSPTNVARAYYEQFQRDFSLFLKCRAEELVKGGCMVLTFLGRRSDDPSSKDGGYIWELMATALNDMVLQGIIKEEQLDTFNIPQYTPSPSEVKLEVLKEGSFAINRLEVSEVNWDAFDDWNALEFESERADSLSDGGYNVAQCMRAVAEPMLVSHFGEAIIEEVFSRYQQILADRMSKEKTKFTNVTILLTKKA